A genomic region of Magnolia sinica isolate HGM2019 chromosome 6, MsV1, whole genome shotgun sequence contains the following coding sequences:
- the LOC131248263 gene encoding squamosa promoter-binding-like protein 7 has product MENVGGNGNGNVKGNYLPWDYWELGSSSSRLDWNAFHPPFGSEEAHLMMMYPPPPPQGNNAHPLLGCGDGSHAPDPHLTCLKLGKRHYFEDGGATEERHVAGFPLAGKRGRGYPSSSGAAPVPRCQVEGCHVALLNAKDYHRRHKVCEMHSKAPRVVVLGIEQRFCQQCSRFHVVSEFDDSKRSCRRRLAGHNERRRKSSNDSIITRNASQENKFMDGRFACISSAATGCALSLLSSKNSSWVPSADLSSRSSAALRELIAENRAAVLARQLISDRGWNHGTDEASRAQEFLSNIPHQHQAGPGGPEACRLVSQWDHFHEPAVHVTLDLMQTPNSTFQIMSGRSKSKEEEEGCCEIWKSLEGTHVV; this is encoded by the exons atggagaaTGTGGGAGGAAACGGAAACGGTAACGTTAAAGGTAATTATTTGCCGTGGGATTATTGGGAGCTCGGGAGCAGTTCGTCGAGGCTGGACTGGAACGCCTTCCATCCTCCTTTCGGCAGTGAGGAGGCGCATCTGATGATGATGTACCCTCCACCTCCTCCGCAGGGGAACAATGCGCACCCCCTGCTGGGCTGTGGGGACGGCTCGCACGCGCCTGATCCTCACCTCACGTGCCTCAAACTCGGGAAGCGGCACTACTTCGAGGACGGGGGAGCGACGGAGGAGCGACACGTGGCGGGGTTCCCGCTCGCCGGGAAGAGAGGGAGGGGTTACCCATCGTCGTCGGGGGCGGCGCCGGTGCCGAGATGCCAGGTGGAGGGGTGCCACGTGGCGTTACTGAATGCGAAGGATTACCACAGGCGGCACAAGGTGTGTGAGATGCACTCCAAGGCGCCGCGCGTCGTGGTGTTGGGGATCGAGCAAAGGTTCTGCCAGCAATGCAGCAG GTTTCATGTGGTGTCTGAGTTCGACGACTCGAAAAGGAGTTGTAGGAGGAGATTAGCAGGTCATAACGAGCGAAGGAGAAAGAGCTCGAACGACTCTATCATTACTAGAAATGCTTCCCAAG AGAACAAATTCATGGATGGAAGATTTGCGTGCATATCATCGGCGGCAACGGGATGTGCTCTCTCTCTTCTGTCATCCAAGAATTCTTCTTGGGTTCCTTCCGCTGATCTCTCCTCTCGATCCAGCGCGGCCCTCCGCGAGCTCATTGCTGAGAACCGCGCAGCCGTCCTTGCCAGGCAGCTGATTTCAGATCGTGGTTGGAACCATGGGACGGATGAGGCGAGCAGGGCCCAGGAGTTCCTTTCGAACATCCCTCACCAGCACCAGGCGGGTCCTGGTGGGCCCGAAGCATGCCGGCTGGTGTCCCAGTGGGACCACTTCCATGAACCAGCAGTGCATGTGACGTTGGATCTGATGCAGACACCAAACTCAACGTTCCAGATCATGTCTGGGAGGAGCAAGTCCAAGGAAGAGGAGGAAGGGTGTTGTGAGATCTGGAAATCATTGGAGGGAACTCATGTGGTTTAA